One window from the genome of Cryptomeria japonica chromosome 6, Sugi_1.0, whole genome shotgun sequence encodes:
- the LOC131062922 gene encoding uncharacterized protein LOC131062922 yields MKGIELMELMELCPEAKIILSVRDTQTWYESVKDTDFSAYNDPCDQSELTLNKLTVWEGLFGGRFEDREYAMSVYEAHVEAVKTYVPAHKLLIFNVKEGWPRLCNFLGVPLPPADLPFPHVNDSTQFNEIHFANVEKILGGFKRT; encoded by the coding sequence ATGAAAGGCATAGAACTGATGGAGTTGATGGAGCTGTGTCCTGAGGCAAAGATAATTCTCAGTGTGCGTGACACGCAAACGTGGTATGAGAGTGTAAAAGATACTGATTTCAGTGCTTACAATGATCCTTGTGATCAATCAGAGCTTACCCTAAATAAATTGACAGTGTGGGAAGGATTGTTTGGTGGGAGGTTCGAAGACAGAGAATACGCCATGAGTGTGTACGAGGCGCATGTGGAAGCTGTGAAAACTTACGTGCCTGCTCATAAATTACTTATATTCAATGTAAAGGAAGGATGGCCTCGTCTCTGCAATTTCTTGGGTGTTCCTCTGCCGCCAGCTGATTTACCGTTTCCTCACGTCAATGATTCAACACAGTTCAACGAAATTCATTTTGCAAATGTAGAAAAAATTCTAGGCGGGTTTAAGAGAACATGA